Proteins from one Tenrec ecaudatus isolate mTenEca1 chromosome 8, mTenEca1.hap1, whole genome shotgun sequence genomic window:
- the LOC142454559 gene encoding small ribosomal subunit protein eS12-like, protein MAEEGIAAGGVIDVNTALQEVLKTALIHDGLARGNREAAKALDKRQAHLCVLASNCDEPMYVKLVEALCAEHQINLIKVDDNKKLGEWVGLCKIDREGKPRKVVGCSCVVVKDCGKESQAKDVIEEYFKCKK, encoded by the coding sequence ATGGCCGAGGAAGGCATTGCTGCTGGAGGTGTAATTGACGTTAACACTGCATTACAAGAGGTGCTGAAGACCGCCCTCATCCACGATGGCCTAGCACGTGGAAACCGTGAGGCTGCCAAAGCCTTAGACAAGCGCCAAGCTCATCTTTGTGTGCTTGCATCCAACTGTGATGAGCCGATGTATGTCAAGCTGGTGGAGGCCCTATGTGCTGAACACCAGATCAACCTCATTAAGGTTGATGACAACAAGAAACTAGGAGAGTGGGTGGGCCTCTGCAAAATTGATAGAGAAGGAAAACCCCGGAAAGTGGTTGGTTGCAGTTGTGTGGTTGTTAAGGACTGTGGCAAAGAATCTCAAGCCAAGGATGTTATTGAAGAATACTTTAAATGCAAAAAATGA